A genomic stretch from Candidatus Omnitrophota bacterium includes:
- a CDS encoding chorismate synthase, translated as MLRFLTAGESHGRCLAAILEGIPAGLKINAYEINTELQRRQEGYGRGKRMQIEQDSALILSGLRRGVTIGSPICLMIKNTDSRINELPDVVSPRPGHADLAGVLKYGFQDARPVLERASARETAARTAVGALCKLFLREFDINISSRVIEVGGESDKDKMKKRVDAAVKKRDTVGGVFEVKAIGLPPGLGSYAHFDKRLDGRLSAALMSIPGVKSVEIGLGLGYADKFGSEAHDAIFYSRKKGFYRKTNNAGGLEGGMTNGEPLILRCCMKPISTLFNPLPSVDLNTRKPKKAAIERSDTCVVLSAGVVGEAVSATELAGVLLEKFGGDSLSDIKDSYKNYLKRIS; from the coding sequence ATGCTGCGTTTTCTTACCGCTGGAGAATCGCACGGAAGGTGCCTCGCGGCGATCCTGGAAGGCATTCCCGCGGGGTTAAAGATCAACGCCTACGAGATAAATACCGAGCTGCAGCGCAGGCAGGAGGGTTATGGCAGGGGTAAACGCATGCAGATCGAGCAGGATTCGGCCTTGATACTTTCCGGTTTAAGGCGGGGGGTCACTATCGGCTCTCCCATTTGCCTGATGATCAAAAACACCGACTCCAGGATAAACGAGCTTCCCGACGTTGTCTCTCCCAGGCCGGGTCACGCGGACCTGGCCGGAGTGCTGAAATACGGATTTCAGGACGCGCGGCCTGTGCTTGAACGCGCCTCTGCCAGAGAGACGGCGGCCAGGACCGCGGTAGGCGCTTTGTGCAAATTGTTCCTGCGCGAGTTTGATATCAATATCAGCAGCCGGGTTATTGAGGTTGGCGGGGAGTCAGACAAGGACAAGATGAAGAAACGCGTAGATGCCGCCGTAAAGAAACGGGATACGGTGGGAGGCGTATTTGAAGTAAAGGCGATAGGGCTGCCTCCGGGCCTGGGCAGTTACGCGCATTTTGACAAGCGGCTTGACGGACGGCTGTCGGCCGCGCTTATGTCCATACCCGGAGTTAAGTCGGTGGAGATAGGTTTGGGCCTGGGCTACGCGGATAAGTTCGGCTCTGAAGCGCACGACGCGATCTTTTACTCGCGGAAAAAGGGTTTCTATAGAAAGACCAATAACGCCGGCGGCCTTGAGGGCGGCATGACTAACGGGGAGCCGTTGATCTTACGGTGCTGTATGAAACCGATATCTACCCTGTTCAATCCGCTGCCTTCCGTGGATTTGAATACGCGCAAGCCCAAAAAAGCGGCGATCGAGCGTTCCGACACCTGCGTGGTATTGTCCGCCGGAGTTGTAGGAGAGGCGGTCTCTGCCACAGAACTTGCCGGGGTATTGCTGGAGAAGTTCGGCGGCGACTCGCTTTCCGACATAAAGGACAGTTATAAAAATTATTTGAAGCGGATCTCTTAA
- a CDS encoding diacylglycerol kinase family protein produces MSSRNFLESFKYAFDGLGFAIRTETHIRIHIAFACFAVLFAVLLKVARIEFLFICVSIALVFVAEIVNTAFEILIDFLKGQKKSVSIRVLKDIAAAGVLVASINSLIVACFILAPKFIKLFA; encoded by the coding sequence GTGTCTAGCAGGAATTTCCTGGAGAGTTTTAAATATGCCTTTGACGGGCTGGGCTTTGCCATCCGCACAGAGACGCATATACGCATCCATATAGCGTTCGCCTGCTTCGCGGTTTTGTTCGCCGTATTGCTCAAAGTCGCCCGGATAGAATTCCTGTTTATTTGCGTATCCATAGCGCTGGTATTCGTGGCGGAGATAGTAAACACCGCCTTTGAGATCCTTATAGATTTCCTTAAGGGCCAGAAAAAAAGCGTTTCAATAAGGGTGCTGAAGGATATTGCAGCTGCCGGCGTTCTCGTCGCCAGTATCAATTCTCTTATCGTCGCCTGTTTTATCCTGGCGCCCAAGTTCATCAAGCTGTTCGCCTAA
- a CDS encoding zf-HC2 domain-containing protein translates to MERIDELLSRSLKSNMRESALNRCNECPSDADLGLYAEGGLSRKRRAELEAHIAACLYCQDMLVVANKAIGGRRQGLLRMLAGRKWLAGCLLCFALSFFIPRYFMQFLIAALILGIRWATEGAKNVVMVYKELQRSRNREGIRK, encoded by the coding sequence ATGGAAAGGATAGACGAATTATTAAGCAGGTCGTTAAAGAGCAATATGCGCGAGAGCGCCCTGAACAGATGCAATGAATGCCCCTCAGACGCGGACCTGGGCCTGTATGCGGAGGGGGGATTAAGCAGAAAGAGGCGCGCAGAGCTTGAGGCGCACATTGCCGCGTGCCTTTATTGTCAGGATATGCTTGTAGTCGCAAATAAGGCAATAGGCGGAAGGCGCCAGGGCCTGCTGCGTATGTTGGCAGGGCGCAAGTGGCTGGCGGGCTGCCTTTTGTGTTTCGCGCTTTCCTTTTTTATTCCCAGGTATTTTATGCAGTTTCTTATCGCCGCTTTGATCCTGGGGATCCGGTGGGCGACAGAAGGGGCAAAGAACGTTGTTATGGTATATAAAGAGCTCCAGCGATCCAGAAACAGGGAAGGGATAAGAAAATGA
- a CDS encoding PilZ domain-containing protein produces MEITVQYKGNIVVLSVSGEIDINASELVERVGWCIRSGFKDILCNFEEVNFVDYEGLSVLTIAYKNVINNKCRIKFVNVPVYIRRLFELVHMDSVFEVYDNMELALNAFKEDRAIAEIQSKKLRRRFRRLHFEQTVEYWPGQAGGKPHKGKILNLSAIGALIFCDKIYPLGEIITLKFGLGPHMSKTELEARVVWHVSRELQHEIYPGMGVEFYKIDSEIQAKIVAFVERNLALDKDASGSTA; encoded by the coding sequence ATGGAGATCACGGTCCAGTATAAAGGCAATATAGTGGTCCTGTCCGTCTCAGGGGAGATCGATATAAACGCTTCAGAGTTGGTGGAGAGGGTCGGCTGGTGCATCAGGAGCGGTTTCAAGGATATACTCTGCAATTTTGAGGAAGTGAATTTTGTGGATTACGAGGGCCTGTCCGTATTGACCATTGCCTATAAGAACGTGATAAATAATAAATGCAGGATCAAGTTTGTGAACGTCCCCGTCTATATAAGGCGGCTTTTTGAACTGGTGCATATGGACAGCGTATTTGAGGTATACGATAACATGGAACTGGCATTGAACGCGTTTAAGGAAGACAGGGCCATAGCCGAGATACAGAGCAAGAAACTGAGGAGGAGGTTCAGGCGGCTGCACTTTGAGCAGACAGTGGAATACTGGCCCGGACAGGCGGGCGGCAAGCCGCATAAGGGCAAGATCCTGAATTTGAGCGCCATAGGCGCTTTGATATTCTGCGACAAGATATATCCGTTAGGCGAGATCATTACTTTGAAGTTTGGCCTTGGGCCGCACATGTCAAAGACAGAACTTGAGGCCAGGGTCGTCTGGCATGTATCCAGGGAGCTGCAGCATGAGATCTATCCGGGCATGGGTGTTGAATTCTATAAAATTGATTCTGAGATTCAGGCAAAGATAGTCGCTTTTGTAGAGAGGAACCTGGCGTTGGACAAAGACGCCTCCGGCTCTACCGCGTAA
- a CDS encoding PilZ domain-containing protein, with the protein MKERRFVRLRINMDVSYRKLFDFDEDCPKTCDVSEDGLCLNLPERLSIDRHIELALRVPDEEPITVRGRVVWTRGDEPQKSFLTGLQFVEISEEARERLKAYAHANCVKG; encoded by the coding sequence ATGAAGGAACGCAGATTTGTCAGGTTAAGGATCAATATGGACGTATCTTACCGCAAATTGTTTGATTTTGATGAGGACTGCCCCAAGACCTGCGATGTTTCGGAAGACGGCCTCTGTTTGAACCTGCCGGAACGTCTTTCCATTGACAGGCACATTGAGCTTGCATTGCGTGTCCCTGATGAGGAGCCGATCACGGTGCGGGGCAGGGTGGTCTGGACGCGCGGCGACGAGCCGCAGAAGAGTTTTCTGACTGGCCTGCAGTTTGTGGAGATATCCGAAGAGGCGAGAGAGCGCCTTAAGGCCTATGCCCACGCCAATTGCGTAAAGGGCTGA
- a CDS encoding RNA polymerase sigma factor has translation MLSGLIERCIAKDREAWLEFIRRFQDTVTVSIKAKLSRHGFSFSEEDIKDISQSVFIDIWQKEKLLQVRDRNRVRGWLSVVSQNAGIDFMRRNSARSRIYSLLDDSEGPALSEGLPDASHNPADMMEIKDLQHEVSRFISHLPEKHRIVLSLCLLHNQTHREIAAILNIRNASVSSIIARAKKRLRKVLEEKGYSGCK, from the coding sequence ATGCTCTCCGGATTAATTGAACGCTGTATTGCCAAAGACAGGGAGGCCTGGCTTGAGTTCATACGGCGTTTTCAGGACACGGTAACCGTCAGTATTAAGGCAAAGTTATCCCGCCACGGTTTTAGTTTTAGCGAAGAAGACATAAAAGACATATCGCAATCAGTATTTATTGATATCTGGCAGAAGGAAAAACTCCTGCAGGTCAGGGACAGGAACAGGGTGCGGGGCTGGCTTTCTGTGGTGAGCCAGAACGCCGGTATAGATTTTATGCGCAGGAATTCCGCGAGAAGCAGGATTTATTCCCTGCTTGATGATTCTGAGGGGCCGGCATTATCGGAAGGGCTGCCGGATGCCTCCCATAATCCGGCAGATATGATGGAGATCAAGGATTTGCAGCATGAGGTCAGCCGGTTTATCTCTCATCTTCCTGAAAAGCACAGGATCGTATTGTCGTTATGCCTTTTGCACAACCAGACGCACAGGGAGATCGCGGCCATACTTAATATAAGGAACGCGTCGGTATCGTCCATAATCGCCAGGGCGAAGAAGCGGCTTAGAAAGGTTCTTGAAGAAAAGGGCTATTCCGGGTGCAAGTAA